A portion of the Candidatus Zixiibacteriota bacterium genome contains these proteins:
- a CDS encoding DMT family transporter, giving the protein MASKKLKSAFAGAGLIYSAAIWGSTFFIVKDALSGVDPVIMVAYRFLLAGIILLLFLIFTKRNALQNLRRGFILALALWILYILQTIGLQYTTASNSGFITGLFVAFIPVFNFIIFGRKSQFMELLAVFLALLGLWILTGGLRDINTGDILTVGAAVMYALHVLFADKYMKGGSDAYVLSCQQFLFMGIFSVIAGIIFNLPFTIAGPEIGWVIVFLALFPTLSAFVIQLLSQKLVAPLKVSLIFATEPVFAAVFAWTFGGETPILHRALGGVLIFISLVVSGLPSPKIFARGK; this is encoded by the coding sequence ATGGCCTCCAAAAAGCTCAAATCAGCCTTCGCCGGCGCGGGTTTGATATATTCCGCCGCAATATGGGGATCGACATTTTTTATCGTCAAAGATGCCTTAAGCGGCGTGGATCCGGTAATTATGGTAGCATACCGATTTTTACTTGCCGGAATTATTCTGCTTCTATTTCTGATATTTACAAAGAGGAATGCTCTTCAGAATCTCCGCCGGGGATTTATTCTGGCGTTAGCGTTGTGGATACTCTATATTCTCCAAACTATTGGTCTCCAATATACGACCGCTTCAAATTCGGGATTTATTACCGGACTTTTTGTCGCCTTCATCCCTGTTTTTAATTTTATCATCTTTGGTCGCAAATCACAATTCATGGAGTTGCTGGCTGTATTTTTGGCACTCCTTGGCCTCTGGATTCTAACCGGAGGATTGCGGGATATAAATACCGGCGATATCCTGACCGTTGGCGCAGCTGTTATGTACGCGCTCCATGTCTTATTTGCTGACAAATACATGAAAGGCGGCAGCGACGCCTATGTTTTAAGCTGCCAACAATTTTTGTTTATGGGAATCTTTAGTGTAATAGCCGGAATTATATTCAATTTACCCTTTACTATTGCCGGGCCGGAAATAGGATGGGTAATTGTTTTCCTTGCTTTATTTCCGACCTTATCAGCCTTCGTGATCCAACTTCTGTCCCAAAAACTTGTGGCGCCCTTAAAAGTTTCCCTGATTTTTGCGACAGAACCGGTCTTCGCGGCCGTCTTTGCCTGGACCTTCGGAGGCGAAACCCCAATCTTGCATCGAGCCCTGGGAGGCGTATTGATTTTCATATCTCTTGTAGTTTCAGGATTGCCATCACCCAAAATATTCGCGCGGGGAAAATAA
- a CDS encoding HAMP domain-containing sensor histidine kinase produces MTTIREKRPTRFAFIVFIFVVLFCIGQLTWWIIFQIDQAQTLYHRSVEIYELKIEKLTAQINSEFLRVLESAIMDLESQKTSNRNLAQYLDSLLTDASVSGWMTEENNIRQTGGKIDSAFYTVLSSGIIIYFDRNYPARLAEQKSLELEFYFSGQSNGQSGYWVSSEMFSISPGVLDNLENELDRRIRMFFSEGGFFTLIILLGAAFIYRTLRRSEELKARQQNFIQAVTHEFRTPITSLRLYLETLQSGNVNSEKTGKIIPRMIDDTNRLEDMIDNVLQAGHFSKSDYSPKLRKTNLSDDLGEYLDGIEPYITRNRGKLNRDIQPDIYAQTDYQALGRAVRALIDNAMKYSPPDNKAISIILTAAERNAVIQIIDTGIGIPPTEITKIFDRFYRIGDEMTRTVNGSGLGLYLVRQIINAHSGTVTASSRGTNQGSKFVITLPIAK; encoded by the coding sequence ATGACGACTATTCGTGAAAAAAGACCAACCCGGTTCGCCTTCATTGTTTTTATTTTTGTTGTCCTGTTTTGCATCGGACAATTGACCTGGTGGATTATTTTCCAAATCGATCAAGCCCAAACATTGTACCATAGGTCCGTCGAAATTTATGAATTAAAAATTGAGAAACTTACCGCCCAAATTAATAGTGAATTTCTACGAGTACTTGAAAGCGCCATTATGGATTTGGAATCGCAGAAAACTTCTAACCGAAATCTCGCTCAATATCTTGACAGCCTGCTTACTGACGCAAGTGTCTCCGGATGGATGACTGAGGAAAACAATATTAGGCAAACCGGAGGTAAAATAGATTCGGCGTTTTATACCGTATTGTCATCGGGAATCATAATTTATTTTGACAGAAACTACCCGGCACGCCTGGCCGAACAAAAAAGTCTTGAATTGGAATTCTATTTTTCCGGCCAATCTAACGGCCAATCGGGATACTGGGTATCTTCGGAAATGTTTTCCATCTCTCCCGGAGTATTAGATAATCTGGAAAATGAACTTGATCGCCGGATTAGAATGTTCTTCTCCGAAGGCGGCTTTTTTACACTGATTATTCTTTTGGGGGCTGCCTTCATTTATCGCACGTTGCGTCGGTCGGAAGAATTGAAGGCCCGACAGCAGAATTTTATTCAAGCCGTAACCCATGAATTCAGGACGCCTATTACTTCTCTTCGACTGTACCTGGAAACACTCCAATCGGGCAACGTCAACTCGGAAAAAACAGGAAAAATAATCCCCCGGATGATTGACGACACCAATCGTCTGGAAGACATGATCGATAATGTTTTACAGGCCGGTCATTTCAGCAAGAGCGATTATTCACCAAAACTCAGGAAGACGAATTTATCCGATGATCTGGGGGAATATCTGGACGGCATTGAACCGTATATAACTCGGAATAGAGGCAAACTTAATCGCGACATTCAGCCCGATATATATGCCCAAACCGATTATCAGGCTTTGGGGCGAGCCGTCAGAGCGTTAATCGATAACGCCATGAAATATTCACCTCCGGATAATAAAGCGATTTCAATAATCCTTACCGCTGCTGAAAGAAATGCGGTAATACAGATTATCGATACCGGAATTGGAATCCCGCCTACGGAAATCACTAAAATTTTCGACAGATTTTACCGTATCGGCGATGAAATGACTCGTACTGTTAATGGTAGCGGATTAGGCCTGTATCTGGTCAGGCAAATTATCAATGCCCACAGTGGCACCGTTACGGCATCATCCAGGGGGACCAACCAGGGTTCGAAATTTGTGATAACTCTTCCAATAGCAAAATGA
- a CDS encoding response regulator transcription factor — MMKKKILIVEDEAHIADGLQMNMEAQGYEAVIAADGNMALKLWRRGAFDLIILDIMLPGIDGLTVCRTIRKNGDRIPILFLTARDQTDDRVEGIIAGGDDYLTKPFNLKELLVRVSAIFRRQAWFSDKAISKDRFSFGDFWVDFKSFRARGINGEQELSQKECMIMKLLTEHADEVVTRDMILDAVWGYDIYPSNRTVDNFIVKLRKIFESDTAHPKYLHTIWGTGYKFTPGGETS, encoded by the coding sequence ATGATGAAGAAAAAAATACTCATAGTCGAGGATGAAGCTCATATCGCCGACGGCCTCCAGATGAATATGGAGGCTCAAGGTTATGAGGCTGTTATCGCCGCAGACGGAAATATGGCTCTGAAATTATGGCGTCGGGGCGCCTTTGATCTGATTATTCTCGATATTATGCTCCCCGGCATCGATGGCCTGACAGTTTGCCGTACGATTCGCAAGAATGGCGATCGCATTCCAATATTATTTCTTACTGCCCGGGATCAAACCGATGACAGGGTTGAGGGGATAATCGCCGGCGGTGATGATTACCTGACCAAACCGTTCAACCTAAAGGAACTGTTGGTTCGCGTGTCCGCCATTTTCAGACGCCAGGCCTGGTTCAGCGACAAAGCGATATCTAAGGATAGATTTTCATTCGGAGATTTCTGGGTTGATTTCAAATCTTTCCGCGCCCGAGGCATCAACGGTGAACAGGAATTATCTCAGAAAGAATGCATGATTATGAAATTATTGACCGAACATGCTGACGAAGTCGTTACCCGGGATATGATCCTTGATGCCGTCTGGGGATATGACATTTATCCTTCCAATAGAACCGTTGATAATTTCATCGTCAAGCTACGAAAGATTTTCGAATCCGATACGGCTCATCCAAAATACCTGCATACCATCTGGGGTACGGGATACAAATTCACACCGGGCGGGGAAACCTCATGA
- the hemE gene encoding uroporphyrinogen decarboxylase — protein MSNFSLIDAAWGKPHDRIPAWIMRQGGRYLPEYREIKKTHTFLDICRSPQLMADVALQPVDIIGVDAAIIFSDILLPLEPLGIKIGFDKSGAKIMPLIRTDKDVASLREYNPEDKLKIVLEGISETKKRLKGKLPLIGFCGAPFTLLHYMVEGKGNGGGAEINRFIHDNQSAAEKVLDLLSDILGEYLKAQIKAGADIVQIFDSRGEILSPEDYQRFSLPYIQKTLEKSKTPDIPRIVFNPNCSPYLELLAGLDCEVIGIDWRTDLKRAFSILDGKTVQGNLDPHLLLTSPRIIQTEVMLLLNEVSDYNRYIFNLGHGIQPTTPVDNARLVIETVHTYNYKNKGENKIDSTTTS, from the coding sequence ATGAGTAATTTCAGTTTGATCGACGCCGCCTGGGGCAAACCGCATGACCGCATACCGGCCTGGATTATGCGTCAGGGGGGCCGCTATCTGCCCGAATACCGGGAAATCAAAAAAACTCACACTTTTCTTGATATCTGTCGCTCTCCCCAATTAATGGCCGATGTTGCCCTGCAACCGGTGGATATAATCGGTGTCGATGCCGCCATAATTTTTTCTGATATCCTGCTCCCCCTCGAGCCTCTGGGCATTAAAATCGGATTCGATAAATCGGGTGCCAAAATAATGCCTCTGATTAGAACAGACAAGGATGTCGCATCTCTTCGCGAATATAATCCGGAAGACAAATTGAAAATCGTTTTAGAGGGGATATCGGAAACTAAGAAAAGACTAAAAGGCAAACTCCCCCTTATCGGTTTCTGCGGCGCGCCTTTTACTCTTCTACATTATATGGTCGAGGGAAAAGGAAACGGTGGAGGAGCGGAGATTAATCGCTTTATTCATGATAACCAATCGGCCGCCGAAAAAGTTCTTGATCTTCTATCGGATATCCTCGGTGAGTATTTAAAAGCCCAGATTAAGGCCGGAGCCGATATAGTTCAGATATTTGACAGTCGGGGAGAAATTTTATCTCCGGAAGATTATCAACGTTTCTCCCTGCCATATATTCAAAAGACGCTCGAAAAAAGTAAAACCCCTGATATCCCTCGGATTGTATTCAACCCAAATTGTTCTCCTTATCTTGAATTATTAGCCGGTCTGGATTGCGAAGTTATCGGGATTGATTGGCGAACCGACCTCAAACGCGCCTTTTCTATTCTGGACGGTAAAACCGTTCAGGGAAATTTGGATCCGCATCTGCTTTTAACATCGCCCCGGATAATTCAAACCGAAGTTATGCTATTATTGAACGAAGTGTCCGACTATAATCGATATATTTTCAATCTCGGTCATGGTATTCAACCGACAACACCTGTCGATAACGCTCGCCTTGTTATAGAGACGGTTCACACATACAACTACAAAAATAAAGGTGAAAACAAAATTGATTCGACAACTACTTCATAA
- the hemG gene encoding protoporphyrinogen oxidase: MKKVAIIGGGISGLSTLHFLRRRHSDKYHPTLFEKESRLGGTIGTDRKDGFISDWGPNGFLDKVPLTLQLVSELGIDDLLEPANPKAEKRYIYRNKKLHEINPSPPKFLSSPLISLRGRARLMGEFFIKAKTNDDDESIFDFAQRRIGREAAETLIVPMVSGIYGGDAQKLSLRACFPIMEEMEKNHGSLIKAMIARKKQGSKGGPVGPQGRLTSFKNGLNTLIETFEKKYFNDIKSGMEVIAIRKINDGFELNFKFTPAEKYDAVICAAPAYAASALTGELNDELSQLLSSIPYASITVACFGYKSEYIEHDLSGFGFLIPRNQDKRILGSIWTSSIFFGRSPMNMVQLRTMIGGATDPEAINLTDDELTALFHRELSEILGIKNEPDYVKIFKWLKGIPQFVMGHPDKIKKLMEFESKFPGLYFTGNAYDGIGLNDCIIRSEKVVSNLNDASND, from the coding sequence ATGAAAAAAGTAGCAATCATCGGCGGTGGTATTTCCGGATTATCCACCCTTCATTTTCTCAGGCGGCGCCATAGCGATAAATATCACCCGACACTTTTTGAAAAGGAATCACGTCTGGGAGGAACTATCGGGACTGACCGCAAAGACGGTTTTATATCTGATTGGGGACCGAATGGATTTCTCGATAAAGTTCCATTGACTCTGCAATTAGTTTCAGAATTGGGTATTGATGATTTGCTCGAACCGGCTAATCCAAAGGCCGAAAAACGTTACATCTATCGCAATAAAAAACTACACGAGATTAATCCTTCTCCTCCCAAATTCCTAAGCTCCCCGCTGATTTCATTAAGAGGACGCGCTCGTCTTATGGGTGAATTTTTTATTAAAGCAAAAACTAACGATGACGACGAATCAATCTTTGATTTCGCCCAAAGAAGAATCGGTCGTGAAGCTGCGGAAACATTAATTGTTCCGATGGTTTCCGGAATATACGGAGGCGACGCCCAAAAACTATCACTTCGAGCTTGTTTTCCAATCATGGAAGAGATGGAAAAAAATCATGGCTCACTTATTAAGGCCATGATAGCCAGAAAAAAACAGGGAAGTAAAGGCGGCCCGGTCGGACCGCAGGGGCGACTCACTTCTTTTAAAAACGGCCTCAATACTCTGATCGAAACTTTTGAGAAAAAATATTTCAATGACATAAAATCGGGAATGGAAGTCATCGCTATTAGAAAAATCAATGATGGCTTTGAGTTGAATTTCAAATTTACTCCCGCCGAAAAATACGACGCCGTCATCTGCGCCGCCCCGGCCTACGCCGCTTCGGCCTTAACCGGGGAATTGAACGACGAACTATCTCAATTATTATCATCTATTCCGTATGCGTCAATCACCGTCGCCTGCTTCGGATACAAATCCGAATATATTGAGCACGACCTTTCCGGATTTGGTTTTCTAATCCCTCGTAATCAGGATAAGCGTATCCTTGGCTCCATTTGGACGTCTTCGATCTTCTTCGGGCGTTCACCCATGAATATGGTGCAACTAAGAACCATGATCGGCGGCGCCACCGATCCGGAAGCAATTAATTTGACTGATGATGAACTCACGGCTCTCTTTCACCGTGAGCTGTCAGAAATTCTCGGCATAAAGAATGAACCCGATTATGTCAAAATATTCAAATGGTTAAAGGGAATCCCCCAATTTGTCATGGGGCATCCGGATAAGATAAAAAAGTTAATGGAATTCGAAAGCAAATTTCCCGGCCTGTATTTTACCGGCAACGCCTACGACGGCATCGGTCTCAATGACTGCATTATCCGTTCAGAAAAAGTCGTCTCAAATCTCAATGATGCATCAAATGATTAG
- the hemN gene encoding oxygen-independent coproporphyrinogen III oxidase, with product MIRQLLHKYDRPGPRYTSYPTVPEWPSEFGPSDYMTALDNASQTDKPLSMYIHIPFCRRRCYYCGCNTSVTSKPEKPDHYLNIIDKELQMVAERLKDRNRLIQMHWGGGTPTYLSEEQLMRLFNSVKNRFVFENDAEIAIEVDPRITTPEQLNLLRNHGFNRISFGVQDFTPAVQKAIGRNQTHEETEKLFNHCRELGFTGINIDLIYGLPFQTVENFSDTIQKVIDMGADRVAVYSYAHLPSIKEHQRKIDENRLPQAELKYDLIATAVEKFLGADYVQIGMDHFARTDDELVKAVGRGTLHRNFMGYTSKLTSDMIGIGMSAIGDIGGCFTQNISELNQYMDTIEGGQFAISKGIVLSEDDEIRRWAIISIMCNGVLNFTELKSRFGVSYSEYFAEEDKDLSEFISDKVLNRSDEGLTVLPGGMIFVRNIAMVFDAYLRDRRDEKTPLFSRTI from the coding sequence TTGATTCGACAACTACTTCATAAATACGATCGCCCCGGCCCGCGCTATACAAGTTATCCAACGGTTCCGGAATGGCCATCCGAATTCGGCCCGAGTGATTACATGACGGCTCTCGACAACGCTTCGCAAACGGATAAACCTTTATCGATGTATATCCATATTCCGTTCTGCCGCCGAAGATGCTATTATTGCGGGTGCAATACCAGCGTCACATCAAAGCCCGAAAAACCCGACCACTACCTGAACATCATTGATAAAGAACTTCAAATGGTCGCGGAGCGATTGAAAGACCGCAACCGTCTTATTCAGATGCACTGGGGCGGCGGCACCCCGACCTATTTGTCGGAAGAACAACTCATGCGCCTATTCAATTCCGTAAAGAACCGATTCGTTTTCGAGAATGACGCGGAAATCGCTATTGAAGTTGATCCCAGGATTACGACTCCCGAACAGTTAAATCTATTGCGCAATCACGGATTCAATCGAATTTCATTCGGTGTTCAGGACTTCACGCCTGCGGTTCAAAAAGCAATCGGTCGCAATCAGACTCATGAGGAAACTGAAAAACTATTTAATCATTGCCGAGAACTCGGTTTTACCGGTATCAACATTGATTTGATCTATGGTTTGCCGTTTCAGACGGTCGAAAATTTTTCAGATACAATCCAAAAGGTAATCGATATGGGCGCTGACCGGGTCGCCGTTTACAGCTATGCCCACCTGCCGAGCATAAAAGAACACCAGCGAAAAATTGATGAAAATAGGCTTCCTCAGGCTGAACTGAAATATGATCTTATCGCAACGGCGGTGGAAAAATTCCTTGGCGCCGATTATGTCCAGATCGGTATGGATCATTTTGCCCGAACCGATGACGAACTGGTCAAAGCGGTCGGCAGAGGAACTCTGCATCGTAATTTTATGGGTTACACGAGCAAATTAACCAGCGATATGATCGGAATCGGGATGTCGGCTATCGGCGATATCGGCGGGTGCTTCACGCAAAATATATCGGAACTCAACCAATATATGGATACGATTGAGGGTGGGCAATTTGCGATCTCGAAAGGCATAGTATTAAGCGAAGATGATGAAATTCGCCGCTGGGCCATCATCTCAATTATGTGCAACGGAGTATTAAATTTCACGGAGCTCAAAAGCCGTTTTGGCGTGTCATATTCGGAGTATTTTGCGGAGGAAGACAAAGACTTGTCTGAATTCATTTCCGATAAGGTACTTAATCGCTCAGATGAGGGTCTTACCGTTCTGCCCGGCGGAATGATATTTGTCCGAAATATCGCTATGGTCTTTGACGCTTATTTGCGCGACCGACGGGATGAAAAAACTCCTCTGTTTTCGAGGACAATCTAA
- the hemH gene encoding ferrochelatase, with translation MIEKFKSLSNYLEYPADEFDFSAKKWGVLLLNMGGPNTLDDIQPYLFNLFCDKNIIKLPLSILLQKPLARFISNRRAQKVRARYEMIGGGSPQLKWTKLEAGGLEKLLSESFPEVKTYIGMRYTPPSIHDKLDRAVKDGCEHIIILPLYPHYTLATTGTSLADIIKWVRHSQSDISISLIPHWYDHRDFISLLRSRINDGISKMPDKNNIHILFTAHSLPVKLVESGDPYVTQVKETVRLAGKGHQYHLSYQSRSGPVKWLEPETKSLIKKLGNDGVKNLVVLPVSFVSDHIETLHEIDIELKEIALESGIVNFIRTESFNDDPKFIELLDSLVREKIEAKQSVEL, from the coding sequence ATGATTGAGAAATTTAAATCGCTCAGCAATTACCTCGAATATCCCGCAGATGAGTTTGATTTTTCGGCTAAGAAATGGGGCGTCCTTTTATTGAATATGGGCGGCCCCAATACCCTCGACGATATCCAGCCATATCTTTTCAATCTCTTTTGCGATAAAAACATTATTAAACTGCCTTTGTCAATTTTACTGCAAAAACCACTGGCGCGATTTATCTCAAACCGTCGCGCCCAAAAAGTAAGAGCGCGCTATGAAATGATCGGCGGCGGCTCCCCGCAATTGAAATGGACTAAATTAGAAGCTGGCGGATTGGAAAAACTATTAAGTGAATCTTTCCCTGAAGTCAAAACATATATCGGCATGCGATATACGCCCCCTTCTATACATGATAAACTCGACCGGGCGGTAAAAGACGGATGTGAACATATAATTATCCTGCCCCTCTATCCTCACTATACTCTTGCCACGACCGGGACATCGCTTGCTGATATTATCAAATGGGTTCGTCACTCGCAAAGCGATATCAGCATATCATTAATCCCTCATTGGTATGATCACCGCGATTTTATTTCGCTTTTACGTTCCCGAATCAATGATGGGATTTCTAAAATGCCTGATAAGAACAATATTCATATTCTCTTTACCGCTCATTCGCTTCCGGTCAAATTAGTCGAGAGCGGCGATCCCTATGTCACTCAGGTTAAGGAAACGGTTAGACTGGCAGGCAAAGGGCATCAATATCACCTATCCTATCAATCCCGAAGCGGCCCGGTAAAGTGGCTGGAGCCGGAAACAAAATCCTTAATCAAAAAGCTGGGCAATGACGGGGTCAAAAATTTGGTAGTTTTACCGGTCAGCTTTGTATCGGATCATATCGAAACCTTGCATGAAATCGATATTGAGCTAAAAGAAATCGCTCTTGAATCCGGGATCGTAAATTTCATCCGCACCGAGTCTTTCAATGATGATCCGAAATTCATCGAACTACTGGATTCCCTGGTGCGGGAAAAGATCGAGGCAAAACAATCGGTTGAATTATGA